Below is a window of Arabidopsis thaliana chromosome 2, partial sequence DNA.
CGATTAATATTTGATGTATTATACTgaatttatttaagaaattggCATTCTATCTACTAAACTAATATGCAATATAAAAgccaaaatattttgcaaaacCAGTAGGAATAAGTCAACATACTAAATGCATATGCAATATGTATTTGACTCCCCATTTTTCACCAAATTTTGATTCCATTAAATCGTGTTATATAGTAAAGATTGGCTATGGATTGAATTTTATCTATccaaaaatgtgaaaaaatcaatatattaaaatatcagtAAGGAAAAATCAATTCCCTTCTCTTTGCTCCAACTTGTTATTATACaacataaatatttctttgattttgacaTTCGCTATGTATCTTCACTCACAATCAATATATCTAGCTAGATATAGAgtataattatttagttattatgtatatgaatattCAATTACAACatgatattagataatatgAAGATGTTGGATGCTTGTGTTTGGACTATGCTTCGTATTGGAATATATCCGATACGATTGGCGTATTATTGTCTTCAAATAtgctcatatatatatatatatcgtatTTGCATGAGCAACGTGGGATGTGTAATCTAGttttatgaattaaatttaGTATCTATGACATGGTACGtatgcatatatacatatactatacaattaaaatattcaagTGGATGTTTTATTTTCGTTCATAATACATGTAGCGAGAAAAGCacgattttttattttcaaataataaattcaattattttaaatacCGGACATCATATAGTATACGGTTACGGTACCACTTGAACAGATTAGACCCATCTAATTAATCCTAGTTATATTTTAGTCGTTccttatacatatattttaaatatataaacttttttaatcacatatgaccaaaacaaaatatagttccaaacaaaaaatatctcCCTCAACAAATAATAACTAGTTTGAATTTGGGTGGTAACATAGCAACGATAGatactaaataaattatattatgttatattttttgcttcatatactttttatattcactttttataattgattttttaatttttaattaacatAGGTcattattgatttaaattttgtattattttctaaatgatATAATTCATATAGTTATATCAATATTGTAAAAGTGATGCAAACTGATATAGATTTAAAATTGATGTCACATGCACAAATTCATAATGATATCAATTATTGTAACtgattaaattataattttgtattgattataaataaataatttaaatgagTATTATGTACTTTTTGAAGCTAATTAATTGATGGAACTATTAGTAACATCTATAAGTTATTAAACaattgaaatataaaatatttcattagtttacacataaataaattaaaataaaaaaatatttagacatatattttatagggattttaatgaaaagaaCCCTCAAGTATCGGTAGATCCATTTTATACCTTCAACTatattaataatgaaaaagcCTTAACTAAGAGATTTAAATGACAAAAACCTTTAAGTACTAATCAGTCTATTTAAAACTTCTAAATTATTAACAACACAAACCCACAATTATTTACGGATATATATTAGACTCCATAAGTAAATATCTCTTAGCCAAAAAAACTCATTCGTCTATAGTATTGTCACAATCCTAAATGACCGTTatcaaagaaatattattaaattttgagtaTTTCAAAGATGTGTATAGTTTTTTAgacataaattgttttaaaatagcATTAAAACGTCGTGATACAATagaatgcaaaacaaaaacgatgaattaatataattaagataTCGGGTCAGATTGGTAATAGTGGTTGCTTTGCATTTTTTGATGTAGAAATATGATTGTAGGTATTTTGGCtatagaatttaaaattttagaaagacTAAAAAATTGTGCTTTAGAAAGAGAGGTTTtctatagcaaaaaaaataaatcatgtaaatattttgaatgtgAGAAAAAGTCAAATCTTCTAAAACTTGATTGGTTCTATTTCAAagctttagattttttttttctttgtaaagaCTCTAAAGCACTTGCCAATTATGCCCATCGCATTATATATTGCgtaaaacaatgaaaataaacaaattcatgtaaaaaattagaaactaaatctatttaaaataaaatataagcaTGACGGTTACACGATCTTAGAATTATAAATGAAgggtttttttattataattttgtacttaaatgttattttcattaatagtTTAGGTAGAGTTTTATATGGACCGACTATTAAATGAgagattttttcattaaaattttttagTTGAGGggtttttctattaaaaagtAAGTTCagggttttaaaatagatTAATCTTGATGGTTTATGATCAATTATTAGTGGTTTATGATCagaatatatttgttaacatGTCCTCTAATCATATCAGATTCATTTAGTCTCGGTGGAAAGCCGAATTTGATTTATCTGAATAttcaaacatgaaaaattaGAGAGCTAGCTTTCGAAACTTAAAACACTTTTGTTGGAACACCATTTTAGATTATATGGTAGTAAATTTTAGATTAAGAGATTGTGGGATGTAACTATGATATCTTCTGTCCCGTTACGGACCAGAGCGGGATCGGAGACGATTAATCACAATGATCTGCTGTACCTTCGATTTTGGGAGTGTTTCTATCCCATCAACATCGGTATATGAGAACATGGACTTCATATTATGGTGTCAACCGAAGCATGACGGTTCAGAACAATAGACAGAGACATTCCTTTGGATTTTTTAGTATTTGGATAGTTACAAACGATAAAATATTCCAGGTAGTTATTGGAACAACTAGACATGTTAAAATATGCTTTAAGTGAACCAAAACATGGATTTAACCTCACATCATGTTGAAACATCCCGTTGAGAGggttgtttttaaaaacacagCATAGATTGCCTATGGTCAGATTTGTGTGTATTCTTCCTAAACTGAGATGTGTAATCCCAAGtttctactattttttaaCCATTCAACCCCATTTCTTCGTTCTTTATCCACTTCGTTTAGTTCCACCCTCTTCATTCGAAACCATAATATTTATCATTCTCTCGGTTATAAACAACACCACATAAAATCATATTGGAGTTGTAAGTCAGTACAATAGCTAGCAAACttacaatcttttttattatataaaagacaGACTCTAACCAAATCCAAACCTAAAAAGCTCTCACTAAAGatatactattattatatagTGATTATGAAAACAACAAGCgaagataacaaaattatcaCCTAATTAAGTTATACAATAATAAGATATTATCAACCTCTTCCAAATGGATAATTTTGCTCAGGAAACTTCGCCTCACCATCCAAAGAAACTCCGCCACGAGCACTGCCGcgaccaccaccaccaccaccgcgATTTACATTTCTCACCATTCCTCCAACTCCAAGAAAATCTAACGTTAACTTGTCCGAGCCGCTCATATTTCCATTGTCTCCAAATTGAACGTCGAAGATACTGCCACCGGATCCGCCACCTCCATTAACGGCGGCTAATGAGTTCATTAGACCTTGAAGGTTTCCATTATTATCATTCTCCATAATTCGTCCTCCACCAAAGTGATTAGCGATAACACTTGATGAGTTAGACGAAGAAGCTAAGCCTCTGAACAAAGCAGATGGGTCGTTGCTTGTGACTGAACCCATTTGTGTAGCTTTCTGAAGTAGTGCCGTGGCTGACACGTTAGAACCCGCGTTCAAGTTTTCTTCACGGTGATGAACAAGAACGTCGGTGCTATATAGAGAAGGAAGACTCGTCTCTGAGTTCTTCGTGTTTTCTTGAAAGAATCCGAGGTTGAAGAAGCTGTTGTTGGTGCCGCTACTCTTGAGGTTGATGTTGTCGACTGGATCAAACTGTATCAGACCATGCTGGTTCATGAAACTCTGGTTATTGTTGTTTGGCGTTGTATTCAACATTCCTTGGCTCGAAGCGCTTTGGATTAGGAAGTTAGGGTTTGATGATTGCGGAATAAAGTCTCTCCTATTATCAGAAGATGCAATGTTCAGATTGTAACCCACGAGAGGgttaaatccaaaatttggaTGGTCACTCAAATGGTGGTGTGAGAGAGCACTGCCACCGCCAAGTCTCCCGTAGATTCCGCCGGAGCCGACACCACTACTAGCAGCTGTCATTGACGTAAAGCTCACGGTAGGGTTTCTTGCAGTCTCTTGTATCAATGCATCGCAGAAAGCCCTATGCGTGATGTAACTATCACGTctacaaagcaaaacaaaaagaaatgtaaataACACAACGGTCGATAATAAAGTtattaattcatatatatgaaaactttATACTATATTTATTCCGTGAGTCATAATCAATAAATGCTATAGTTATTGTGGCTACCATTTAAAGGAGagaatgaaagaagaatataGAGGTCGAGTCAATTGCTAATTTAGTGAAAGACCTTCTTCATTTAATGCAAAACCCATGAATGTTAATATAAGTCAGTCACATTCTGCAACAACGTATATTACTCAAACCatgaaaatatagaaagaaaccctagaagaGCATTAAAGTGTTCACCAGAACACTGTAATAAATATAAGTAACGCACTCTTACCAAATATGTATGTATCTATGTacgtatatataaacatacatagagagagaaagagataagaagAGGGTCCACAAATGAAGAGGAGTTTCGTAAAAAGGGGAACCTgcaaagtgaagaagaagaaaacaaaagtagaaaatagaaaaacaaaatccaactCATGCATGTGAGTATGTGACCAAATTTAGcatcttttaaattttcttactttctaTTCACTGTCTTTCTCTATTCACTACTCATcaacaaccaaacaaataCATTGATAGATCCTATGTACATTGTGACTACATACAATTTATAGGCGGTGTACTCGAGGTTCAAATTCCGTGGCCAAATATACAATATTTCAGTCACAgatggttatatatatttggtatttTCCATGTAAATTAGTAAATAAGCTAAGTTTTACATGCAGTGTTGAATGCAGCTTTTACTTAGAATAGTTTTGCattataatacaaaataaaggTGGTCCATTAATTGTTATACTTTACCAAGATAAGAAGGTATATCTAGATGCCACACACACTGACACATATATTATACGTTTCATCACTTAAATCAAATACgaacaaattatttaaatgaaaTGGATAGAGATTAGTTACCTAGAGAAGATGGTACCACAGTCACATCGATACTCTTTAGTACCACAAGTCTTAGAGTGAGCTTTCCAATCTGATTGAACAGCGTAACGCTTAGAACATTTCTCACATTTCCACTTCTTTTCGCCATGTTTACGGTAATAATGCTTCTTGATTCCGGTGAGGTCTCCGAGAGCACGTGACGGGTCATGGTGAACGCACGTTGGCTCCGGACAAAGATACACTTTCCTCTTCACTTCTTtggttgatttttgtttcagctTCCATGGGAGATTGTGTCCTCTTCGGTGAAGCTGtagattttgttctctttgaaACCCTTTGTTACATACATCGCATATGAATCTGTTTGTAGCCATTAGTGTCTTTGGAGATAATGCTACCACTTCCGCATCAGGATCTGTTTCATATAATTAAAGaatttaatcatttaaattaAGTCACCAATTAGACCCAAAATGTCAATCTATGTAGACTATATCGAAAAAAATGATACACACACATGTAAACATAAATCAAATGACATATACACGTATAAACATATAAGATATACTGGCCTgtcaatatatatgaaatcttGATACTAGCtagatatacaaaacaaaatagaacaaatgattagggttctttttcttcttggtaTTATCTTAAAGCTTATATATAGTGATTCTTATAGAAAGgtgataaatatatagagatttatATGTAAGAGATACTTGCTTGGGTTTCCGGGTTGGTTTCTTCGTTTCTTGGGTGGTGGAGCTGAGGAGTTAGGTTGTTGAATCATTGACATAAAAGTATCTTTCCGGTTAAAGTCGTTATCTCCGGTGCCGGAGCTGGTGATGAAGAAAGGCTGagcagaggatgatgatgaaggaatAACGCTTGTGTtatatgatgatgacgacatctttagatcttcttctttgcgtGGAAGAGAATAATCTACAAATAATTCGTAAgacaaaaaagttaagaagaaaacgaaggGAGGAATTATAAGAACAGGAAAAATCCATAGAGATTGACGACATgaagaaattttataaaaaccaTTTCACTAGAagacataaacaaagaaaaacaaattaagagtttatacttttgttttttgttcctAAACTTTTGAAAGAATTAAGAGGAAAGATTTCTAAgttgtatttttcttgtaCCTGagatcaagagaaagaaaccaagtagaagaaggaaaaaaaatagtcaaaattaAAAGCTATAAATCGGAGCTAAAGaaagaaccaagaagaagatgatgcatgatgatgatgatgagatagaagatgatgatgaagaagaagacactattcctatatattatgtattataatacaaacacaaacctCAAAGCcctatctctctctatctctatatctctttctctctctactgttttgtgttcttcttcttttaaaaataagcCATATATGAAATGATCTTGAAAAGTATGTCTCTAAGGTCCCCTCTCTGTctctatcattttattttatttcgattaatataaaataaagctactttttttctttcttataatttaatttgacAGAATTAAGAAGGATGGTTACGGTTTGGGTGTCACTGTTAAAACGGTGAAATGTGTCCACATGCGGGGGTGTGTTGTGGGTACCACATTTTTCTCATTCGTATCTTTCTGGTGAGCTTTAAGACAAAACCCTCGTTTTCTCTTCATTTAACTTGATTAGGTTTTGTTgtactaacttttttttaattgtttttatctaataaaatcGTTTATAATATAACATATCGTATATTAATACACATGATACACCAATCAATagagaattttttaaaatttgttagaTTCTTGtatgaaaattaatatattgcttttcttctttggttcaATTCTTCAACCTTTCAGAATGTTCAATGCAAAACAATCGAACCGATTGGTTTTGAATCAAACCTAATTAATCCTGAACGAGTAACCAACTCTCAACCGATCTGAATAGATTTTAAAACGATATATCACAAAATCTCCAATATCACTTTAAGAGctttgagaaaatattattgatatattattattcGACCGTAAAGTTTGATTTTCTCCTTTTCACTTGGGCTTTTTAATCTTATacaatttagttttattttagtttacaaACGACAACATATTTAAGTAACAGGTGACTTCTCAACTTGATCCTCTCTTCATTACCATCGATGCTTTTTAAGTTATACTGAGATCGTACCAACTGCAATGGGTCAGTGCCGGGCCATATTCAATCAGGGCCTCCCTGATTGGGTTGTAATATGATTTCAAGTTAGTAATATGAAATAGCACACAGTCACGCACACAAAAGAGCCTATATAAGGAGAGATATACCACAAACAGCCCAAGACCCAGTTGTTTTAGATGAACCAAAATTGTATGGAAATATTTAGTATTTGAAACTGCCGTCACCAA
It encodes the following:
- the IDD4 gene encoding indeterminate(ID)-domain 4 gives rise to the protein MSSSSYNTSVIPSSSSSAQPFFITSSGTGDNDFNRKDTFMSMIQQPNSSAPPPKKRRNQPGNPNPDAEVVALSPKTLMATNRFICDVCNKGFQREQNLQLHRRGHNLPWKLKQKSTKEVKRKVYLCPEPTCVHHDPSRALGDLTGIKKHYYRKHGEKKWKCEKCSKRYAVQSDWKAHSKTCGTKEYRCDCGTIFSRRDSYITHRAFCDALIQETARNPTVSFTSMTAASSGVGSGGIYGRLGGGSALSHHHLSDHPNFGFNPLVGYNLNIASSDNRRDFIPQSSNPNFLIQSASSQGMLNTTPNNNNQSFMNQHGLIQFDPVDNINLKSSGTNNSFFNLGFFQENTKNSETSLPSLYSTDVLVHHREENLNAGSNVSATALLQKATQMGSVTSNDPSALFRGLASSSNSSSVIANHFGGGRIMENDNNGNLQGLMNSLAAVNGGGGSGGSIFDVQFGDNGNMSGSDKLTLDFLGVGGMVRNVNRGGGGGGRGSARGGVSLDGEAKFPEQNYPFGRG
- the IDD4 gene encoding indeterminate(ID)-domain 4; amino-acid sequence: MATNRFICDVCNKGFQREQNLQLHRRGHNLPWKLKQKSTKEVKRKVYLCPEPTCVHHDPSRALGDLTGIKKHYYRKHGEKKWKCEKCSKRYAVQSDWKAHSKTCGTKEYRCDCGTIFSRRDSYITHRAFCDALIQETARNPTVSFTSMTAASSGVGSGGIYGRLGGGSALSHHHLSDHPNFGFNPLVGYNLNIASSDNRRDFIPQSSNPNFLIQSASSQGMLNTTPNNNNQSFMNQHGLIQFDPVDNINLKSSGTNNSFFNLGFFQENTKNSETSLPSLYSTDVLVHHREENLNAGSNVSATALLQKATQMGSVTSNDPSALFRGLASSSNSSSVIANHFGGGRIMENDNNGNLQGLMNSLAAVNGGGGSGGSIFDVQFGDNGNMSGSDKLTLDFLGVGGMVRNVNRGGGGGGRGSARGGVSLDGEAKFPEQNYPFGRG